A stretch of Clostridium sp. BJN0001 DNA encodes these proteins:
- the rpmI gene encoding 50S ribosomal protein L35, producing MPKMKSNRGAAKRFKKTGTGKLKRAKAFKSHILTKKSSKTKRNLRKAGYVDTTQEKVMKKILPYL from the coding sequence ATGCCAAAAATGAAAAGTAATAGAGGAGCAGCAAAAAGATTTAAGAAAACAGGAACAGGTAAGTTAAAGAGAGCTAAGGCTTTTAAGAGCCATATCTTAACTAAGAAAAGTTCTAAAACTAAGAGAAATCTTAGAAAAGCTGGATATGTAGATACTACACAAGAAAAAGTAATGAAAAAAATATTACCATATCTTTAG
- the rplT gene encoding 50S ribosomal protein L20, with product MARVKRAVNARKNHRKVLKLAKGYYAGKSKLYKTANESVIRALRNAYTGRKNKKRDFRKVWIARINAATRMNDLSYSKFMNGIKKAGVDINRKMLSEIAINDPKAFTELVEVAKKQLNA from the coding sequence ATGGCAAGAGTAAAAAGAGCAGTAAACGCTCGTAAAAATCATAGAAAAGTCTTAAAACTTGCAAAAGGTTATTATGCAGGAAAGAGCAAGTTATACAAAACAGCAAATGAATCAGTTATTAGAGCATTAAGAAATGCTTATACTGGAAGAAAGAATAAGAAGAGAGACTTCAGAAAAGTATGGATCGCAAGAATCAATGCAGCTACAAGAATGAACGATCTTTCATATTCTAAGTTTATGAATGGAATAAAGAAAGCAGGAGTAGATATAAACAGAAAAATGCTTTCAGAAATAGCTATTAATGATCCTAAAGCATTTACTGAATTAGTTGAAGTAGCTAAAAAACAATTAAACGCTTAA
- a CDS encoding TrkH family potassium uptake protein, which yields MSKPLTQKSRLDAVQILAIGFLVLIVAGGILLSLPISSAKGNYTNLLDAIFTSTSAVCVTGLVTLDTGTYFSTFGQVVIIILIEFGGLGFMSITTFAAILIGKKITLRDRLIVQEAMNTFNIEGLVRMVYYVFVFTLSVQLFGALLLSTQFIPEYGLIKGLFFSIFHSISAFCNAGFDLFGHFNSLTGYSGNSVVILTISILIIIGGLGFSVLMEIYNYKNSKKFSINSKIVIYMTAFLVIFGTIFFFVIEFSNKATIGDMNFKNKILNSFFAAVTPRTAGFNTISTNDMTMPGKFLTIILMFIGGSPGSTAGGLKTTTFSVILLTIMCVLKGREETEVFERRLSKETVYKAFTMFFVAMTLVLTVAMVLSITEKNEPFINLLYEATSAFGTVGITTGVTQHLSIVGKIIIIITMYFGRVGPITVILAFISRKKKTGYKYPEAKILIG from the coding sequence ATGTCAAAACCATTAACTCAAAAGTCGAGGCTTGATGCAGTACAGATATTAGCAATAGGCTTTTTAGTTCTTATAGTTGCAGGTGGAATCCTTTTAAGCCTTCCAATTTCTTCTGCAAAAGGAAATTATACTAATCTGTTGGACGCAATTTTTACGTCAACATCAGCGGTTTGTGTTACAGGTCTTGTAACACTTGATACAGGAACTTATTTTAGTACATTTGGGCAGGTTGTTATTATAATTCTTATTGAATTTGGTGGTCTAGGATTTATGTCCATTACTACATTTGCAGCAATACTTATAGGAAAGAAGATAACTTTAAGAGATAGACTAATTGTTCAAGAAGCTATGAATACATTTAATATAGAAGGACTTGTAAGAATGGTTTATTATGTATTTGTATTTACACTATCAGTACAGCTTTTTGGAGCTTTATTATTATCTACTCAGTTTATTCCTGAATATGGATTAATAAAAGGTCTCTTTTTTAGTATTTTCCATTCTATTTCTGCATTTTGTAATGCAGGATTTGATCTTTTTGGACACTTTAACAGCCTTACAGGTTATTCAGGTAATTCTGTTGTAATACTTACTATAAGTATACTTATAATAATAGGGGGTCTAGGATTCTCTGTTCTTATGGAAATTTATAATTATAAAAATTCTAAAAAATTTTCTATAAACTCTAAAATAGTAATATATATGACAGCGTTTTTGGTGATATTTGGGACTATATTTTTCTTTGTAATAGAATTTTCTAATAAAGCAACAATAGGAGATATGAATTTTAAAAATAAAATTCTTAATTCGTTTTTTGCAGCAGTAACTCCGAGAACTGCTGGCTTTAATACGATTTCTACAAATGATATGACAATGCCAGGAAAATTTTTAACAATTATTCTTATGTTTATAGGAGGATCTCCAGGCTCTACGGCTGGTGGACTTAAAACAACTACATTTAGTGTAATATTACTTACTATAATGTGTGTTCTTAAAGGAAGAGAAGAAACTGAAGTATTTGAAAGAAGGCTATCTAAGGAAACAGTTTACAAGGCATTTACAATGTTCTTCGTAGCTATGACACTTGTTCTTACAGTAGCAATGGTCCTTTCTATTACTGAAAAAAACGAACCTTTTATAAATCTTTTATATGAAGCTACATCAGCATTTGGTACTGTTGGTATTACAACAGGTGTTACTCAACATTTGTCAATAGTTGGTAAAATAATAATTATAATAACAATGTATTTTGGAAGAGTAGGTCCTATAACAGTTATTTTAGCATTTATAAGTAGAAAGAAAAAAACAGGATATAAGTATCCTGAAGCTAAAATCTTGATAGGTTAA
- a CDS encoding TrkA family potassium uptake protein, with the protein MQKKQFVVIGLGRFGISLAKTVYDLGHDVLVIDKDEDVIQDISDNVTHAVQMDATDENALKTLGIRNFDVAVVAIGSNIQASIMATLLVKELGVKYIIAKGNSDIHAKVLYKIGADKVILPEKDMGVRVAHNLVSSSIFDYIELSSEYSIMEIEVLGEWENKTLKDTKLRSRYGINVVAIKNGDKINVSPSADDIIREKDIIVAIGSADELSKLEGMIVKVK; encoded by the coding sequence ATGCAAAAAAAACAGTTTGTAGTAATAGGCCTTGGGAGATTTGGAATATCTCTTGCAAAGACTGTCTATGATTTGGGTCATGATGTTCTTGTAATTGATAAAGATGAAGATGTTATTCAGGATATTTCTGATAATGTAACCCATGCAGTGCAGATGGATGCTACAGATGAGAATGCATTAAAGACACTTGGAATAAGAAATTTTGATGTTGCAGTAGTTGCGATAGGTTCTAATATTCAAGCGAGTATTATGGCTACGCTTCTTGTTAAAGAACTTGGAGTTAAGTATATAATTGCAAAAGGAAATAGTGATATACATGCAAAAGTTCTTTATAAAATTGGAGCAGATAAAGTAATACTTCCAGAAAAAGATATGGGTGTCAGAGTCGCACATAATTTAGTATCATCAAGTATATTTGATTACATAGAACTTTCATCAGAATATAGTATTATGGAAATAGAAGTCTTAGGTGAATGGGAAAATAAGACTCTTAAAGATACAAAACTTAGAAGTAGATATGGTATAAATGTTGTTGCTATAAAAAATGGAGACAAGATAAATGTTTCTCCATCAGCTGACGATATTATAAGAGAGAAAGATATCATAGTTGCAATTGGTTCTGCGGATGAATTAAGTAAACTTGAAGGAATGATTGTAAAAGTTAAATAA
- a CDS encoding RNA methyltransferase, with product MILIESKENSIFKEIRKLHERKNRNKLSKFIIEGFRLIEEAFISNVPIDYIIISKSAKEKISNYNIDTDSIKCYEMPDNLLKELAFTDSPQGIVAVIQVENQKISESGSFYLLCDKVQDPGNMGTIIRTADAAGADGIILTKGTVDIYNEKVIRSTMGSIFHIPIFYDNDLSEVKKLKSNGFKLIVTALDAENNFFEQKLDGKIILTVGNEGNGVSNDIVSLADIKVKIPMSGKAESLNVSIASGIIMYERVRQQNI from the coding sequence TTGATTTTAATTGAAAGCAAGGAAAACAGTATTTTTAAAGAAATAAGGAAACTGCATGAAAGAAAAAATAGAAATAAGCTTTCTAAATTTATAATTGAAGGTTTTAGGCTTATAGAAGAAGCGTTTATTTCTAATGTGCCTATAGATTATATAATTATTTCGAAATCAGCTAAAGAAAAAATATCAAATTATAATATAGATACTGATTCGATTAAATGTTATGAGATGCCTGATAATTTACTTAAAGAACTTGCATTTACAGATTCACCTCAAGGGATAGTTGCAGTTATACAGGTAGAGAATCAAAAAATTTCTGAAAGTGGTTCTTTTTATTTATTATGTGATAAAGTGCAGGATCCTGGAAATATGGGTACTATTATAAGAACTGCAGATGCTGCAGGAGCTGATGGCATTATATTAACTAAAGGAACTGTAGATATATATAATGAAAAAGTAATACGTTCAACTATGGGATCAATATTTCATATTCCTATTTTTTATGATAATGATTTATCAGAAGTTAAAAAATTAAAATCTAATGGATTTAAATTAATTGTTACAGCTCTTGATGCAGAAAATAATTTTTTTGAACAAAAACTTGATGGAAAAATAATTTTGACAGTTGGTAATGAAGGAAATGGAGTAAGTAACGATATAGTATCATTGGCAGACATTAAAGTTAAAATTCCAATGAGTGGAAAAGCTGAATCATTGAATGTTTCTATTGCTTCTGGAATTATTATGTACGAAAGAGTAAGACAGCAAAATATATAG
- the pheS gene encoding phenylalanine--tRNA ligase subunit alpha: MKEKLEGILKNAINQIENIKDSSELDEIRVKYLGKKGELTAVLRGMGNVSKEERPIVGKMVNEAKAKIEEKIAETLKKVKDEEKNEKLKNEIVDISLPGRKSAIGKRHPLDLTLEKIKDIFISMGFTIEDGPEVEFDHYNFEALNIPKNHPARSEQDTFYINDNIVLRTQTSPIQIRTMESQKPPIKMISPGKVYRSDSVDATHSPIFYQMEGLVVDKDVTFADLKGTLELFVKKMFGDNVKTKFRPHHFPFTEPSAEMDATCFVCGGKGCRVCKGSGWIEILGCGMVHPNVLRNCNIDPDVYSGFAFGFGLDRIVMLNYGIDDIRLLYESDMRFLNQF, from the coding sequence ATGAAAGAAAAACTAGAAGGCATTTTAAAAAATGCTATAAATCAAATCGAAAATATTAAAGATAGCAGTGAGCTAGATGAAATAAGAGTAAAATATTTAGGTAAAAAAGGTGAACTTACTGCAGTACTAAGAGGAATGGGTAACGTATCCAAAGAAGAAAGACCTATCGTTGGTAAAATGGTGAATGAAGCCAAAGCAAAAATTGAAGAAAAAATTGCAGAAACTTTAAAAAAGGTTAAAGATGAAGAAAAAAATGAAAAATTAAAGAATGAAATAGTAGATATCTCACTTCCTGGAAGAAAAAGTGCTATAGGAAAAAGACATCCTCTTGATTTAACACTTGAAAAGATAAAAGATATATTTATTTCAATGGGATTTACTATAGAAGATGGTCCTGAAGTTGAATTTGATCATTATAATTTTGAAGCACTAAATATACCTAAAAATCATCCAGCAAGAAGTGAACAAGATACATTTTATATAAATGATAATATTGTATTAAGAACACAAACATCACCAATACAAATAAGAACAATGGAAAGCCAGAAACCTCCTATAAAAATGATATCACCGGGAAAGGTTTATAGAAGTGATTCTGTTGATGCAACACATTCGCCAATTTTCTATCAGATGGAAGGTCTTGTAGTAGATAAGGATGTTACTTTTGCAGATCTTAAAGGAACACTTGAATTATTTGTTAAAAAAATGTTTGGTGATAATGTAAAGACAAAGTTTAGACCACATCATTTCCCATTTACTGAACCATCAGCTGAAATGGATGCTACATGTTTTGTATGTGGTGGAAAAGGATGTAGAGTATGTAAAGGAAGCGGCTGGATTGAGATATTAGGATGCGGAATGGTACATCCTAATGTTCTTAGAAATTGTAATATAGATCCAGATGTTTATAGTGGATTTGCTTTTGGATTTGGACTTGATAGAATAGTTATGTTAAATTATGGAATAGATGACATAAGACTTCTATATGAAAGTGATATGAGATTTTTAAATCAATTTTAA
- the pheT gene encoding phenylalanine--tRNA ligase subunit beta has translation MKIPYTWLKDYVEIDVSAKELGDILTLTGSQLEELVVQGDNIKNVVTGKINTIEKHPDADKLSICMVDIGKEEEIQIVTAATNMKENDIVPVALHGSTLADGTKIKKGKLRGVMSNGMFCSEEELGIPTDEPVKGLMILKEDTKLGQDIKEALGLNKAILDFEITSNRPDCLSMIGMARETAAALKKEYHMPNLKYEVKSKSNVNDELKVEVNDKLCNRYMARGVKNVKITESPKWMQERLLDAGVRPINNIVDITNFVMLETGEPMHAYDKREITSGKIVVERASDNEKFTTLDEVERNLDSDVLCIKDDKNTIGIAGIMGGLDSEIKDDTTEVIFECAGFDGTSIRVNSKKLNLRTEASGRFEKDIDPNLAELALNRACALVDELNCGEIMDGTIDIYNNKKNEGEVVVSYKWINKFLGTDISKEEMKKCLDSIDLTTKIDEDNLIVKAPTFRIDIAIKEDIAEEVARIHGYSKVPSTIFDKSTGRDPKYRKGMLDDIIIDCATASGLNQAISYSFISPKVFDKINLDKDSPLRNVVKIKNPLGEDFSVMRTTTLPSMMECLARNYSRNNDYAKLFEMGRIYLPKEDKNLLPDEKNILTIGMYGSCDYLDLKGIVENITDRLGLKKVKYIRESANTGYHPGICAKLLIGKNEAGVLGEVHPDVCENYGVDERCYVAEINLDVLYENSDFNKKYKPIPKFPAVTRDIALLVDDKILVSEIDETIKKSGGNLVEKVQLFDIYRGKQIPDGKKSIAYSVSYRDEKKTLTDKEVNKVHDKILRALEYKLGVQLR, from the coding sequence ATGAAGATACCATATACTTGGTTAAAAGATTATGTTGAAATAGATGTAAGTGCAAAAGAATTAGGTGATATACTAACACTTACAGGATCTCAACTTGAAGAATTAGTAGTTCAAGGAGATAACATTAAAAATGTAGTTACAGGAAAGATAAATACAATAGAAAAACATCCTGATGCAGATAAATTAAGCATCTGCATGGTTGATATTGGCAAAGAAGAAGAAATTCAGATTGTTACTGCAGCAACAAATATGAAAGAAAATGATATTGTACCTGTAGCTCTTCACGGATCTACATTAGCCGATGGAACAAAGATAAAAAAAGGTAAATTAAGAGGAGTTATGTCAAATGGAATGTTCTGTTCAGAAGAAGAACTTGGTATTCCTACTGATGAACCAGTAAAAGGACTTATGATTCTTAAAGAGGATACTAAACTTGGTCAGGATATAAAAGAAGCATTAGGACTTAATAAGGCAATACTTGACTTTGAAATAACTTCAAACAGACCAGACTGCTTAAGTATGATAGGAATGGCAAGAGAGACAGCTGCAGCACTTAAAAAAGAATATCATATGCCAAATCTTAAGTATGAAGTAAAAAGTAAAAGTAATGTGAATGATGAATTAAAAGTAGAAGTAAATGATAAACTCTGCAATAGATATATGGCAAGAGGAGTAAAAAATGTAAAAATCACAGAATCTCCAAAATGGATGCAGGAAAGACTTTTAGACGCAGGGGTAAGACCTATAAATAATATAGTTGATATTACAAATTTTGTTATGCTTGAAACTGGAGAACCTATGCATGCATATGACAAAAGAGAAATAACTAGTGGAAAGATAGTTGTAGAAAGAGCTAGTGATAATGAGAAATTTACAACTCTTGATGAAGTAGAAAGAAATTTAGACAGCGATGTTTTATGTATAAAAGATGATAAAAATACAATAGGTATTGCAGGAATCATGGGTGGACTTGATTCAGAAATAAAGGATGATACAACAGAAGTTATTTTTGAATGTGCAGGATTTGATGGAACAAGTATAAGAGTTAACTCTAAAAAGTTAAATTTAAGAACAGAAGCATCTGGAAGATTTGAAAAAGATATAGATCCTAATCTTGCAGAACTTGCACTTAATAGAGCATGTGCATTAGTTGACGAATTAAACTGCGGCGAAATAATGGATGGAACTATAGATATTTATAACAATAAGAAAAATGAAGGAGAAGTTGTTGTTAGCTATAAATGGATCAATAAATTCTTAGGAACAGACATATCTAAAGAAGAAATGAAAAAATGTCTTGATTCTATAGATTTAACAACTAAAATTGATGAAGATAATTTAATTGTTAAAGCACCAACATTTAGAATAGATATTGCAATAAAGGAAGATATAGCAGAAGAAGTTGCAAGAATTCATGGCTATTCAAAAGTCCCTTCAACAATATTTGATAAATCTACAGGTAGAGATCCTAAATATAGAAAGGGAATGCTTGATGACATAATTATAGACTGTGCAACAGCAAGTGGATTAAATCAAGCAATAAGTTATTCCTTCATTTCACCAAAAGTATTTGATAAAATTAATTTAGATAAGGATAGTCCTTTAAGAAATGTAGTTAAAATAAAGAATCCTCTTGGAGAAGATTTTAGCGTTATGAGAACAACAACTCTTCCATCAATGATGGAATGTTTAGCTAGAAACTATTCAAGAAATAATGATTATGCAAAACTTTTTGAAATGGGAAGAATTTATCTTCCAAAAGAAGATAAGAATTTACTTCCAGATGAAAAAAATATTTTAACAATTGGAATGTATGGTTCTTGTGATTATTTAGACTTAAAAGGAATAGTTGAAAATATTACAGATAGATTAGGATTAAAGAAAGTTAAATATATAAGAGAAAGTGCAAATACAGGATACCATCCTGGAATATGTGCAAAACTTCTAATTGGCAAAAATGAAGCAGGAGTATTAGGAGAAGTACATCCTGATGTATGTGAAAATTATGGAGTGGATGAAAGATGTTATGTTGCTGAAATTAATCTCGATGTTTTATATGAAAATTCAGATTTTAATAAGAAGTATAAACCTATTCCTAAATTCCCAGCAGTTACAAGAGATATTGCGTTATTAGTTGATGATAAAATATTAGTAAGCGAAATTGATGAGACAATAAAGAAATCTGGTGGAAATTTAGTTGAAAAAGTTCAGCTTTTTGATATATATAGAGGAAAACAAATACCAGATGGTAAAAAGAGCATAGCATACTCAGTTTCATACAGAGATGAAAAAAAGACTCTTACAGATAAAGAAGTAAATAAAGTTCATGATAAAATATTAAGAGCGTTAGAATATAAACTTGGAGTACAACTTAGATAG
- the mraZ gene encoding division/cell wall cluster transcriptional repressor MraZ yields the protein MFIGEYDHALDSKNRIVIPSKLRDGLGSKFVITKGLDGCLYAYPMKEWRILEEKMKNLPLTNKDARAFVRFFFSGACEIEVDKQYRGVIPHNLKEYANIEKYIVSIGVLTRVEIWSKEKWQKYNESNIDYDSLAEKMNDLGI from the coding sequence ATGTTTATAGGAGAGTACGATCATGCGCTGGATTCTAAAAACAGAATAGTTATACCTTCAAAATTACGTGATGGCCTTGGAAGTAAATTTGTTATAACTAAGGGACTTGATGGCTGTCTCTATGCATATCCAATGAAAGAATGGAGAATACTAGAGGAAAAGATGAAAAATTTGCCTCTGACAAATAAAGATGCTCGTGCATTTGTTCGTTTTTTCTTTTCAGGTGCCTGTGAGATAGAAGTAGACAAACAATATAGAGGTGTTATTCCACATAATTTGAAAGAGTATGCAAACATAGAAAAATATATAGTAAGCATAGGAGTTTTGACGAGAGTAGAAATATGGAGCAAGGAAAAGTGGCAAAAATATAATGAATCAAATATTGACTATGATTCATTAGCTGAAAAAATGAATGATTTAGGAATATAA
- the rsmH gene encoding 16S rRNA (cytosine(1402)-N(4))-methyltransferase RsmH produces the protein MKFKHVSVLRDEAINGLNIKENGIYVDCTLGGAGHSYEILKKLNNTGMLIGIDQDMDALNAAKEKLKEFTNVKYVHDNFHNIKDVLNSLDIDKVDGVLMDLGVSSYQLDEPERGFSYMHDAPLDMRMDREKDFSAYNVINDYDKESLYKVIRDYGEERFANRISETIVKKRAEKPIETTFELVDIIKACIPARFRRNGSHPAKRTFQAIRIEVNSELKILNESIEDSINSLNKEGRIAIVTFHSLEDRIIKLKYRKLENPCTCPKEFPICVCGKKPIVKIITRKGIKPSEDEMLSNPRSKSATLRIAEKL, from the coding sequence ATGAAATTTAAACATGTATCAGTATTGCGTGATGAAGCAATTAATGGTCTTAATATTAAAGAAAATGGAATATATGTAGACTGCACTTTAGGTGGAGCAGGCCATTCATATGAAATATTAAAGAAACTTAATAATACAGGAATGCTAATAGGTATAGACCAGGATATGGATGCATTAAATGCAGCGAAGGAAAAGCTTAAAGAATTTACAAATGTTAAATATGTACATGATAATTTCCATAATATAAAAGATGTACTTAATAGCCTTGATATAGATAAAGTTGATGGAGTTTTGATGGATCTTGGTGTTTCATCATATCAGTTAGATGAACCAGAAAGAGGATTTAGTTATATGCATGATGCTCCTCTTGATATGAGAATGGATAGAGAAAAAGATTTCTCAGCATATAATGTTATAAATGATTATGATAAAGAAAGTCTCTATAAAGTAATAAGAGATTATGGAGAAGAACGTTTTGCAAATAGAATATCAGAAACAATAGTTAAGAAAAGAGCTGAAAAGCCTATAGAAACAACTTTTGAACTGGTTGACATAATAAAAGCATGTATACCAGCAAGATTTAGAAGAAATGGTTCTCATCCAGCTAAAAGAACTTTTCAAGCTATACGAATTGAAGTTAATTCAGAATTAAAGATACTTAATGAGTCTATTGAAGATAGTATAAATTCATTAAATAAAGAAGGAAGAATTGCAATAGTTACATTCCATTCTTTAGAAGATAGAATTATAAAATTAAAATATAGAAAACTTGAAAATCCTTGTACATGTCCAAAAGAATTTCCAATATGTGTATGTGGTAAAAAACCGATAGTGAAAATAATAACAAGAAAAGGAATTAAACCTAGCGAGGATGAAATGTTGTCTAATCCAAGAAGCAAAAGTGCAACACTCAGAATTGCTGAAAAATTATAG
- a CDS encoding cell division protein FtsL has product MANNEYYYTKGNTAVNPHRKNNTPERDKKYEQLKKARKDRNKRLKDRKKYDRKYILKVAVIICVFGLFSVYRDGKAYTLQSESNKMDSEISSINEQNEALKIKLLKYSSLSNVQKNANSKLNMVVPTQKDTIKIDFSENYFEGLDNLEEDTSEKKNIFKRISELLKK; this is encoded by the coding sequence TTGGCTAATAATGAATATTATTATACAAAAGGTAATACAGCAGTTAATCCTCATAGAAAGAATAATACCCCAGAAAGAGATAAAAAATATGAACAATTAAAAAAAGCTAGAAAAGATAGAAATAAAAGGCTTAAGGATAGGAAAAAATATGATAGAAAATATATCCTTAAAGTAGCCGTTATTATTTGTGTTTTTGGACTTTTTAGTGTTTATAGAGATGGAAAAGCTTATACTCTTCAAAGTGAGTCAAATAAAATGGATTCTGAAATAAGTAGTATAAATGAACAAAATGAAGCTTTAAAAATAAAATTATTAAAGTATTCATCATTAAGTAATGTACAGAAAAATGCTAATAGCAAGTTAAATATGGTTGTTCCTACACAGAAAGATACTATAAAGATTGATTTTAGCGAAAATTATTTTGAAGGATTAGATAATTTAGAGGAAGACACTAGTGAAAAAAAGAATATTTTTAAAAGAATATCTGAATTATTAAAGAAATAG